One window of Paludibacter propionicigenes WB4 genomic DNA carries:
- a CDS encoding YitT family protein, with product MSLKSITKQTWEDIREYIIIAFGLFMYAGAWKAFLLPHQIVGGGVTGVGALVYYATGLPISVTYFSINAVLLLIAIRSIGLKFSLRTIYGVAIMTFFFSIIPQAPTGTFVGKDDNFMACIIGGLLSGAGIGIVFLANGSSGGTDIIAKVVNKYRNITLGRILLYCDVLIISSSYFLKVGSVERIVYGLTQLAVATIAVDMVINGVRQSVQFFIFSTHYEKIATRINQEVNRGVTILDGMGWYSKEPVKVITVIARKNESIKIFRIVKEEDPNAFISQSSAIGVYGRGFDVIKGK from the coding sequence ATGAGTTTGAAATCGATAACTAAGCAAACGTGGGAAGACATCAGGGAATACATAATTATTGCCTTTGGACTTTTTATGTATGCTGGTGCGTGGAAAGCTTTTTTGTTACCTCATCAGATTGTAGGTGGCGGAGTTACCGGGGTGGGTGCATTGGTCTATTATGCTACCGGATTGCCTATTTCGGTTACTTATTTCTCAATCAATGCAGTATTACTGTTGATAGCCATACGATCAATAGGACTTAAATTTAGTTTGAGAACCATCTACGGTGTGGCCATAATGACTTTTTTCTTTTCCATTATTCCTCAGGCACCAACAGGAACTTTTGTCGGGAAAGATGATAACTTCATGGCTTGTATCATAGGAGGATTGCTCTCCGGGGCTGGAATAGGGATAGTTTTTCTGGCCAACGGAAGTTCGGGAGGTACTGATATCATCGCTAAGGTAGTTAACAAATATCGCAATATTACCCTGGGTCGTATTTTGCTATATTGCGATGTATTGATTATTTCATCCTCATATTTTCTGAAAGTAGGTAGCGTAGAGCGAATTGTATACGGACTTACTCAGCTTGCGGTAGCTACTATTGCTGTGGATATGGTGATAAATGGTGTACGCCAGTCGGTTCAGTTTTTTATATTTTCGACTCATTACGAGAAAATTGCAACCCGAATTAATCAGGAAGTAAACAGAGGAGTAACTATTTTGGATGGAATGGGCTGGTATTCAAAAGAACCGGTCAAAGTGATAACAGTTATTGCCCGTAAAAATGAATCCATCAAAATATTCCGGATTGTGAAGGAGGAAGATCCAAATGCCTTTATTTCGCAATCTTCTGCTATTGGAGTTTATGGTCGGGGATTTGATGTTATAAAAGGGAAATAA
- a CDS encoding lipopolysaccharide biosynthesis protein — MSDNLKQKMLGALIWSAVDRFGQQIVQFVIVLFLGRLIIPADFGLIGDIMLFVALSNTLVDSGFVQALVRKQDVSETDYNSVFYFNVLIGIVLYIVLFFSAPLIADFYKEPKLIEICRVVFVGILFNALYLIPVAKMTRKIDFKNSAKINIISVTVSGATGICLAFFDAGVWALVAQQVLFHFIRMILLYGFVKWKPKGTFSFDVIRDLWGFSVNLLGTSILNMIFNNLYFVIIGKFYTKNQVGLYYQANKLNETTNYSFQTILVGSTYALLVKIQNDDERFRRVFREIAKKTSLITFPVMLCLIAVAKPLISIILPPIWQPAIPYFQLLCLATLLQPLYTLNTSALNARGQAKFTFRIEFIKKALISVSAIVTFRLGITAILVGYAISCAIAYLISVLYLKKDLHHYIKHQLSDFVNSMAFGVGMAFVIWLIQFLISNKYFLLSTQLVCAAIIYFGYIRFFQTETYYKALNQVQSSIKSFTNSTK; from the coding sequence ATGAGCGATAATCTAAAACAAAAAATGCTGGGAGCTTTAATCTGGAGCGCAGTCGACAGGTTTGGTCAGCAAATTGTTCAGTTTGTAATCGTATTATTTTTAGGTAGACTCATTATTCCAGCTGATTTTGGTTTAATTGGAGACATAATGCTCTTTGTAGCTCTATCCAATACCTTGGTCGATAGTGGATTTGTGCAGGCACTGGTTCGGAAACAGGATGTATCTGAGACGGATTATAATTCTGTTTTCTACTTTAATGTACTTATCGGGATTGTTCTTTATATCGTTTTATTCTTCTCGGCTCCGCTTATTGCTGATTTTTACAAAGAACCGAAATTAATTGAAATTTGTCGGGTTGTCTTCGTTGGTATATTATTTAACGCGTTATACCTGATTCCTGTAGCAAAGATGACCAGGAAAATCGACTTTAAAAACAGTGCCAAAATCAATATTATATCAGTCACTGTAAGTGGAGCAACCGGAATTTGTCTTGCTTTCTTCGACGCTGGAGTTTGGGCACTTGTGGCACAACAAGTTTTATTTCATTTCATCAGAATGATTTTACTTTATGGTTTTGTAAAATGGAAACCAAAAGGAACCTTCTCCTTTGATGTAATTCGCGATCTATGGGGATTCAGCGTAAACCTATTGGGAACCTCCATTTTAAATATGATTTTCAATAATTTGTATTTTGTGATTATTGGAAAATTCTATACAAAAAATCAGGTTGGGCTCTATTATCAGGCAAATAAACTCAACGAAACTACCAACTATAGCTTCCAGACAATACTCGTAGGAAGTACATACGCGCTTTTGGTAAAAATACAAAATGATGATGAACGGTTTAGACGGGTTTTCAGGGAAATTGCCAAGAAAACATCATTGATTACCTTTCCCGTTATGCTTTGTTTAATTGCTGTAGCCAAGCCTCTAATATCCATAATATTACCTCCGATTTGGCAACCTGCGATACCGTATTTTCAATTACTCTGTCTGGCCACACTTTTGCAACCGCTTTACACTCTGAACACAAGTGCTTTAAATGCAAGAGGTCAGGCAAAATTTACTTTTCGGATTGAATTTATCAAAAAAGCATTAATCAGCGTTTCAGCAATCGTAACATTTCGACTTGGTATTACAGCTATACTTGTAGGATATGCAATTAGTTGTGCAATAGCTTATTTAATTTCAGTATTATACCTAAAAAAAGACTTGCATCATTATATAAAACACCAACTATCTGACTTTGTAAACAGCATGGCGTTTGGTGTCGGCATGGCTTTCGTTATCTGGCTCATACAGTTTTTGATTAGCAATAAGTATTTTCTGCTATCAACTCAGTTGGTATGCGCGGCAATTATTTATTTCGGATACATCAGATTCTTCCAAACAGAAACGTATTATAAGGCTCTCAATCAGGTGCAATCAAGCATAAAATCCTTTACAAATTCAACGAAGTAA
- a CDS encoding glycosyltransferase gives MRLFLFTNTFPHGFSEAFLESELPFLSEKFEKVTIIPLHKESGGRTLATNVEVWNPIIGFNPNEKFNLLTNGLFNLAPTRFAIKEFFNKKVYLSRKKTWNFFTSLLLFRSMFSNVGLWKQLETKIKPEDKLYFYWGDKSVLMLPTLKSRISNTSLVRFHRTDLYEYAKGGYIPFRDYVFPSIDRFLPISLDGEKYLLKHYANLLNKEQIRVCRLGVFDNGTNPDRDTDTIFHLVSCSYMVPVKRISLIIYALKSIDFQLKWTHIGTGQLHSQLENSAAQLPANIQVEFAGALSNNEVLAFYQQKHVDLFINVSASEGVPVSIMEALSFGIPVIATNVGGTSEIVNNQVGKLLKPDISADEIAKTIQQLANQDLAELRKNARTRWNDVCNAKENYSRFVEFLSSDN, from the coding sequence ATGCGACTTTTCCTTTTCACAAACACATTTCCACACGGATTTTCGGAAGCCTTTCTCGAAAGCGAGCTTCCATTTCTTTCGGAAAAATTTGAAAAGGTAACAATAATCCCTCTGCATAAAGAATCCGGTGGCAGAACGTTGGCAACCAACGTAGAAGTTTGGAATCCGATTATAGGATTCAATCCAAATGAGAAATTCAACTTGCTCACTAACGGACTATTCAACTTAGCTCCAACTAGATTTGCAATCAAAGAATTTTTCAACAAGAAAGTATATCTGAGCCGAAAAAAAACATGGAATTTCTTCACCTCACTCCTGTTATTCCGCTCGATGTTCTCGAATGTCGGATTATGGAAACAGTTAGAAACTAAAATTAAACCCGAAGATAAACTCTATTTTTACTGGGGCGATAAATCTGTTTTGATGTTGCCTACTTTAAAAAGTAGAATTAGCAATACCTCGCTAGTGAGATTTCATCGGACGGATCTGTATGAGTATGCCAAAGGAGGATATATCCCCTTCAGAGACTACGTATTTCCTTCTATCGACCGGTTTCTGCCTATATCGCTCGATGGAGAAAAGTATTTGCTAAAGCATTATGCTAATCTGCTAAATAAGGAGCAGATTAGAGTTTGTCGATTGGGAGTTTTTGACAATGGAACTAATCCAGACCGAGATACCGATACCATTTTCCATTTGGTGAGTTGCTCTTACATGGTACCGGTTAAACGTATCTCGCTGATTATTTATGCATTAAAGTCTATAGATTTTCAACTAAAGTGGACACATATAGGAACCGGACAGTTACACTCGCAGTTAGAAAACAGTGCTGCCCAACTGCCTGCTAACATTCAGGTAGAATTCGCCGGAGCGCTTTCCAACAATGAAGTGCTGGCGTTTTACCAACAAAAGCATGTTGATTTATTTATTAATGTAAGCGCCAGTGAAGGAGTACCGGTTTCGATTATGGAGGCACTTTCATTCGGGATTCCGGTAATAGCCACCAACGTTGGCGGAACCTCTGAAATTGTAAACAATCAAGTGGGAAAATTACTTAAGCCCGACATATCTGCTGACGAAATCGCAAAAACAATTCAGCAGCTTGCCAACCAGGATTTGGCCGAATTGAGAAAAAATGCCAGAACCCGGTGGAATGATGTCTGCAATGCAAAAGAGAACTATTCCCGATTTGTAGAGTTTCTTTCGTCTGACAATTAA
- a CDS encoding alpha-1,2-fucosyltransferase, which yields MSNRIWSAVPSIAYSLENNEKMIFIYFGDYIHFFPHINENPLIRFYGIKGKWAILFKILSKLSKLGIIPARLRDLNSKTSVKFIQGWRSRHMVSGDLIAKHKGEICKIFGYSDEIVEHVNAVFEAKRKDNEVIVGVHIRRGDYQKWINGKYYFSDELYSKWIKAIDAELKEQGKTASFYIASNEHIKAENYLGIKYFTLANSSSEKDIYALSKCDYIMGPTSTYSQWAAFIGNIPIRFLLSREEVPTLKDFSKVVSLFYFESGQSMILDETGFRYVDGLKYNYNRI from the coding sequence ATGAGCAACAGGATATGGTCGGCTGTACCATCAATTGCTTACAGTTTAGAGAACAACGAAAAAATGATTTTTATATATTTTGGCGACTATATTCATTTTTTTCCTCACATCAATGAAAACCCTTTAATCAGATTTTATGGAATTAAAGGTAAATGGGCAATACTTTTCAAGATTCTTAGCAAGCTAAGTAAGTTAGGAATAATTCCTGCACGTTTAAGAGATTTGAATTCCAAGACAAGTGTTAAATTTATACAAGGCTGGAGATCAAGGCACATGGTAAGTGGCGACCTGATTGCTAAACATAAAGGGGAGATTTGTAAAATATTTGGATACTCGGACGAAATTGTCGAACATGTAAATGCTGTGTTTGAGGCTAAAAGAAAAGATAATGAGGTAATTGTAGGTGTGCATATCCGTAGAGGCGATTATCAAAAATGGATTAACGGCAAATACTACTTTTCAGATGAGTTGTACTCCAAATGGATTAAGGCAATTGATGCAGAGTTGAAAGAACAAGGCAAGACCGCTAGTTTTTATATTGCCTCTAATGAGCATATTAAGGCTGAAAACTATTTAGGAATAAAGTACTTTACGCTGGCAAATTCCAGTTCGGAGAAAGATATTTATGCCTTGTCGAAGTGTGATTATATTATGGGTCCAACCAGTACTTATTCTCAGTGGGCTGCTTTCATTGGCAATATCCCTATTCGCTTTTTATTGTCGAGAGAAGAAGTACCAACCTTAAAAGATTTCTCTAAGGTTGTGTCATTGTTTTACTTTGAAAGCGGTCAAAGCATGATACTTGACGAAACCGGATTCAGGTATGTGGATGGATTGAAATATAACTATAACCGGATATAA